From one archaeon CG10_big_fil_rev_8_21_14_0_10_43_11 genomic stretch:
- a CDS encoding protease HtpX, producing MMFASLFKTTLYLGVLTGILLAFGAFFAGTTGLIIAFMFASVINVISYFYSDRIVIALYHGREVTQEQEPELHALVSRLVVKARLPMPRVYLLPTPVLNAFATGRSPKHAAIAVTQRLLDTLPKQHVEAVLAHELTHVKNRDTLISTVAAILAGMISMIGNMAWYSGFLFGTRDRDNALGDMLASLALIIITPILALIIRFALSRTREYAADKGGARLTSPQAMIGALEALEFGPRLRTHGSSATAHLFIVNPFSRGAFSELFSTHPSLAKRVETIRQEFKI from the coding sequence ATGATGTTTGCATCACTTTTTAAAACAACGCTCTATCTTGGCGTACTCACTGGCATCCTGCTCGCGTTTGGCGCGTTTTTTGCCGGAACAACCGGCCTTATTATTGCTTTTATGTTTGCATCAGTCATTAATGTAATATCCTATTTTTATTCTGACCGAATTGTTATCGCGCTCTATCATGGCAGAGAGGTCACACAAGAACAAGAACCCGAACTCCACGCGCTTGTATCCCGACTCGTGGTAAAAGCGCGTCTTCCTATGCCCCGCGTTTACCTTCTTCCAACACCAGTTCTTAACGCATTTGCAACCGGACGCAGCCCAAAGCACGCTGCAATTGCAGTAACCCAACGCTTGCTTGACACGCTGCCAAAACAACATGTTGAAGCAGTGCTCGCACACGAGCTCACGCACGTAAAGAATCGTGACACGCTCATCTCAACTGTTGCTGCAATTCTTGCAGGCATGATATCCATGATTGGCAACATGGCGTGGTACTCAGGATTTCTCTTTGGCACGCGCGACCGGGACAACGCGCTTGGCGACATGCTCGCGTCTCTTGCTCTTATTATTATCACTCCCATTCTTGCTCTTATTATCCGCTTTGCTCTTTCGAGAACACGCGAATACGCGGCAGATAAGGGTGGTGCGCGCCTTACAAGCCCTCAAGCAATGATTGGCGCGCTTGAAGCCCTTGAATTTGGTCCGCGCTTGCGCACGCACGGAAGTTCGGCAACAGCGCATTTGTTTATTGTCAACCCGTTTTCTCGCGGCGCATTTTCAGAACTGTTCTCAACACACCCTTCGCTTGCAAAACGTGTTGAAACAATTCGTCAAGAATTTAAGATATAG
- a CDS encoding UDP-N-acetylglucosamine 2-epimerase (non-hydrolyzing), which translates to MNVGIFFGTRPEIVKLSRLMFLSKQKYADEFSLIHTGQHYSYSMSGQFMDELALPSIDYNLGIGSGTHNYQIGSMLLKLERLIKEKDIDTMVILGDTNSALAGALCANRSGIRVCHIEAGIRSFDRTMPEEINRILTDAVSNHCYAPTTIAVEHLKKENISDDRIFLTGNVIVDALNYYLPLAKKRERIIPDESYGLVTLHRPANVDRKEKLLELVNALNTISVDNGLPLYFPIHPRTRNNLEKFGLLKKIKLNLIDPLGYFDFLRAMSESKIMITDSGGLQEESCILGVPCATIRENTERPETVHIGSNYLCGTTYSGIVEGVNIMLNKKPDWKQPYGDGRSSERILNLIQTLN; encoded by the coding sequence ATGAATGTAGGAATATTTTTTGGGACGCGTCCTGAAATCGTGAAGCTTTCAAGACTTATGTTTTTGTCAAAGCAGAAATATGCTGATGAATTTTCTCTTATACACACGGGACAGCACTATTCATATAGTATGAGCGGTCAGTTTATGGATGAGCTCGCACTCCCCTCAATTGATTACAATCTTGGCATCGGTTCGGGCACGCACAATTACCAGATTGGTTCCATGCTTTTGAAACTTGAACGGTTAATAAAAGAAAAAGATATTGATACCATGGTAATCTTGGGCGATACGAATTCAGCTCTTGCAGGCGCACTGTGCGCGAACCGAAGCGGGATACGCGTATGTCATATTGAGGCAGGAATTCGCTCATTTGACCGAACAATGCCTGAAGAGATTAATAGAATCCTCACTGACGCAGTTTCAAACCATTGCTATGCACCAACAACCATTGCAGTTGAACACCTCAAAAAAGAAAATATTTCTGATGACCGCATTTTTTTGACAGGAAACGTGATTGTTGATGCTCTTAATTATTATCTGCCTCTTGCCAAAAAACGAGAGCGCATTATTCCTGATGAGTCATATGGCCTGGTTACATTACATAGACCGGCAAATGTTGATCGAAAAGAAAAATTGCTTGAGCTTGTTAACGCACTCAATACAATTTCTGTTGATAATGGTTTACCACTCTATTTTCCCATACATCCCAGAACAAGGAATAATCTGGAGAAATTTGGGCTTTTGAAAAAAATTAAACTAAACTTAATAGACCCCTTGGGTTATTTTGATTTTCTAAGGGCAATGAGCGAATCAAAGATTATGATAACTGATTCAGGCGGTCTGCAAGAAGAATCATGTATATTGGGTGTTCCGTGCGCTACCATACGGGAAAACACTGAGCGACCAGAAACCGTGCACATTGGTTCAAATTATCTGTGTGGAACAACCTATAGTGGCATTGTTGAAGGGGTGAACATAATGCTTAACAAGAAGCCTGACTGGAAACAGCCGTATGGTGATGGCCGGTCTTCAGAACGGATACTGAATTTAATACAGACACTAAATTAA
- the dph5 gene encoding diphthine synthase — protein MLVLVGLGLASEKDLTIQGIEALNACTEVYLEAYTGSAPDLDIQKLERTIGKTVALLGRGEVESTLLIELAKKKRVGLIVVGDPLCATTHEDLQLEARAAKIGVRVIHNASILSAIGEVGLQMYKFGKTISIPFWQDTFKPTSFLDILEQNRSIDAHTLVLLDLDVAKNTFMQVSEALERLLLDKRVTHKTKIVVVSRLGSAHQKIVYAPISVLMKKRFIGPNALIIPGTLHFREEESLEAWA, from the coding sequence ATGTTAGTATTGGTTGGGCTTGGACTTGCAAGTGAAAAGGATTTGACTATTCAAGGAATTGAAGCATTAAACGCATGCACGGAGGTATATTTAGAAGCCTATACCGGAAGCGCGCCTGACCTTGACATACAAAAATTAGAGCGCACAATTGGAAAAACAGTTGCTCTTCTGGGTCGTGGTGAAGTTGAAAGCACGCTTCTAATCGAGCTTGCCAAAAAAAAGCGTGTAGGCCTTATTGTTGTTGGCGACCCACTTTGTGCAACCACACATGAGGATTTACAACTTGAAGCGCGCGCAGCAAAAATCGGCGTTCGCGTGATTCATAATGCAAGCATTCTCAGCGCAATAGGCGAAGTGGGATTGCAGATGTATAAGTTTGGAAAAACAATCAGCATTCCGTTTTGGCAGGATACGTTCAAGCCAACTTCTTTTTTGGATATTCTTGAACAAAACAGAAGCATAGACGCACACACGCTTGTATTGCTTGATTTAGATGTGGCAAAAAACACGTTCATGCAGGTGAGTGAAGCCCTTGAGCGCCTGCTCTTAGACAAGCGGGTAACGCACAAAACAAAAATTGTGGTGGTATCGCGTCTTGGAAGCGCACACCAAAAAATTGTGTACGCGCCAATTAGTGTATTGATGAAAAAAAGATTTATCGGGCCAAACGCGCTTATTATTCCAGGAACACTCCATTTTAGGGAAGAAGAATCTCTCGAGGCATGGGCATGA
- a CDS encoding UDP-N-acetylglucosamine 2-epimerase (non-hydrolyzing), with the protein MKICIIIGTRPEIIKMAPIIRACEERAIPHFILHTGQHYSYELDKKMFEDLNLSQPRHHLTVAGKPYHVQLSLMVQGILDILDREKPDVVLVQGDTNSVLAGALGANKRSIPIGHVEAGLRSHDLRMLEEINRIITDQISDYLFLPTKQTRKNVQEEAIDPSRLFVTGNTVVDAIKQNKALAEQKSTILKDKGLKDKAYLLVTAHRAENVDDKKRLKGILDGLKKVHDYTNLPLVYPIHPRTKNKLARFGLDLSKGVMTIGPVGYLDMIALQAHAKLVLTDSGGLQEEACVLGVPCVTMRDSTERPETLEIGSNMLAGTDGSRILLCTKKMLGKKPVWKNPFGDGRSAQAILDILEIRLSQK; encoded by the coding sequence ATGAAAATATGTATCATTATTGGTACGCGTCCTGAAATCATAAAAATGGCGCCTATCATCCGCGCGTGTGAAGAGCGCGCTATTCCTCATTTTATTCTTCACACGGGTCAGCATTACTCTTATGAACTTGACAAAAAAATGTTTGAAGACCTTAATTTGTCTCAGCCACGACATCACTTAACTGTTGCAGGAAAACCCTATCATGTGCAGTTGAGTCTTATGGTGCAAGGCATTCTTGACATTCTTGACAGAGAAAAACCCGATGTCGTGCTTGTACAGGGCGATACAAATTCAGTTCTTGCAGGTGCTCTTGGGGCAAACAAGCGTTCAATTCCTATTGGTCACGTTGAAGCAGGACTGCGCTCACACGACCTTCGCATGCTTGAAGAAATTAACAGAATCATAACTGACCAAATTTCTGATTACTTGTTTTTGCCAACAAAACAAACGCGCAAAAATGTTCAAGAAGAAGCAATTGACCCTTCCCGCCTTTTTGTTACGGGAAACACGGTTGTTGATGCAATCAAACAAAACAAAGCTCTTGCAGAGCAAAAAAGCACGATTCTCAAAGACAAGGGGCTTAAAGATAAGGCATACCTTCTTGTGACTGCGCACCGTGCAGAAAATGTTGATGACAAGAAACGCTTGAAAGGCATTCTTGACGGTCTTAAGAAAGTGCATGACTACACAAATCTTCCTCTTGTATACCCTATTCATCCGCGCACAAAAAACAAACTTGCACGCTTTGGTCTTGACCTGTCAAAAGGTGTTATGACCATTGGCCCGGTAGGATATCTTGATATGATTGCGCTTCAAGCCCATGCAAAACTCGTGCTCACTGACTCAGGAGGATTACAAGAAGAAGCATGCGTGCTCGGGGTTCCCTGTGTTACTATGCGCGATTCAACTGAGCGACCTGAAACACTTGAGATTGGTTCAAACATGCTTGCTGGAACTGATGGGTCACGCATTCTTTTATGCACTAAAAAAATGCTTGGAAAAAAGCCGGTGTGGAAAAACCCTTTTGGTGATGGTCGGTCAGCACAAGCAATTCTTGATATTCTTGAAATCCGTCTCAGCCAGAAATGA
- the mnmA gene encoding tRNA 2-thiouridine(34) synthase MnmA: MKIACLVSGGVDSSVALALLQQQGHDVHAFYLKIWLEDELSYLGNCPWEEDLEYVQKTCKQLRVPFTIINLQKEYFDTVVSYTLKEVKQGRTPNPDMLCNARIKFDAFLKRIDTTYKKVATGHYAGIEEKEGLFYLKQNPDPVKDQTYFLAHLSQTQLARIVFPLANLTKKEVRRIAHELDLPSKNRKDSQGICFLGKIRYTDFLKHYFGEKKGNIIDAKTNTVLGTHKGYWNFTRGQRKGLRLGGGPWYVVYKNPRTNEVFVTNGYDSFSKERKEAMLANLNWIPQKPENLSNLKVKIRHGPVFYQSKLSQEHDTYTLTISAKDQGLAPGQFIVFYHEKYCYGCGVITDAQKS, encoded by the coding sequence ATGAAAATTGCATGTCTTGTTTCAGGCGGCGTTGACAGTTCAGTAGCGCTCGCGCTGCTTCAACAACAAGGCCATGACGTGCACGCGTTCTATCTTAAAATCTGGCTTGAAGATGAGCTTTCCTATCTTGGAAATTGTCCCTGGGAAGAAGACCTAGAATATGTGCAAAAAACCTGCAAACAGCTAAGAGTTCCGTTTACTATTATAAACCTACAAAAAGAATACTTTGACACGGTTGTTTCCTACACGCTCAAAGAAGTAAAACAGGGAAGAACACCAAATCCCGATATGCTCTGCAATGCGCGCATCAAGTTTGATGCATTTCTCAAACGCATTGATACAACTTACAAAAAAGTGGCAACAGGCCACTACGCAGGCATCGAAGAAAAAGAAGGACTGTTTTATTTGAAGCAAAACCCCGACCCGGTAAAAGACCAAACCTACTTTTTAGCTCATCTTTCACAAACCCAGCTTGCCCGAATTGTATTTCCTCTTGCTAACCTCACAAAAAAAGAAGTGAGAAGAATCGCACACGAGCTTGATTTACCAAGCAAAAACAGAAAAGACAGCCAGGGCATTTGTTTTCTTGGAAAAATCCGTTACACTGATTTTTTAAAACACTACTTTGGCGAGAAAAAAGGAAATATTATTGATGCAAAAACAAACACAGTTCTTGGCACGCACAAAGGTTATTGGAACTTTACGCGCGGACAAAGAAAAGGTCTGCGCCTTGGCGGCGGTCCGTGGTACGTGGTCTATAAAAATCCACGCACAAACGAGGTTTTTGTGACAAATGGGTATGATTCATTTTCAAAAGAACGAAAAGAAGCCATGCTTGCAAACCTCAACTGGATCCCACAAAAGCCGGAAAACCTCAGCAATCTCAAAGTAAAAATTCGGCATGGTCCGGTCTTTTACCAGTCAAAACTCTCACAAGAACATGATACGTATACCCTCACTATTTCAGCAAAAGACCAAGGACTTGCGCCAGGACAGTTTATTGTATTCTATCATGAGAAGTATTGTTATGGGTGCGGGGTTATTACTGATGCTCAGAAAAGCTGA
- a CDS encoding small multi-drug resistant family protein gives MDSRVLVVVLVVISVTLGSIGQFFMKYGMNQYGLVSLSLQELPRIILMLFQPFVFTGLALYGFSSILWLIVLSQADLSFVYPMLGLGFIFTALIGRFAFNESFTWVKFIGLSVIVLGVTLIGIGTPSKTIS, from the coding sequence ATGGACAGCAGGGTGCTCGTTGTGGTTCTCGTTGTTATCAGTGTTACGCTTGGAAGTATTGGACAATTCTTCATGAAATATGGTATGAATCAGTACGGGCTTGTCTCGCTTTCATTGCAGGAACTTCCCCGCATCATACTCATGCTCTTCCAGCCGTTTGTGTTCACCGGTCTTGCTTTGTACGGGTTTTCTTCTATTCTCTGGCTTATTGTGTTGTCTCAAGCTGACTTATCATTTGTGTATCCTATGCTTGGTCTTGGATTCATATTTACCGCGCTTATTGGACGGTTTGCATTCAATGAAAGTTTTACCTGGGTCAAATTCATAGGATTAAGCGTGATTGTTCTTGGCGTAACCCTTATTGGTATTGGCACGCCAAGCAAAACTATATCTTAA